From a single Macrobrachium rosenbergii isolate ZJJX-2024 chromosome 9, ASM4041242v1, whole genome shotgun sequence genomic region:
- the LOC136841915 gene encoding uncharacterized protein — protein sequence MSKLVFTESDELMMYGFMVVLFSVPTSHSQPPTSHLLLPPHLPHPTSHIPPPVSYFPPPTSPSTSHLSPPTFHYQFPTCHSFTSHFPLSTSHLSLPTSASHIQPPTSLSHSPTTHFPPLTSHRRLPPPTPHLSPPTSHSQSPTPTSHLQPHHQLPPPTSHFSHPTSYLSPSTSPSSTSTPTLPTCHSPPPTCQSLALLNKSDCIPRGLTVPYCTLRQTCNVCL from the exons ATGTCCAAACTGGTATTCACAGAAAGCGATGAACTGATGATGTACGGGTTCATGGTCGTTTTG TTCTCAGTCCCCACCTCCCACTCCCAACCTCCCACTTCTCACCTCCTACTCCCACCCCACCTCCCACATCCCACTTCCCACATCCCACCTCCAGTCTCCTACTTCCCACCTCCCACTTCACCTTCCACCTCACACCTTTCACCTCCAACTTTCCATTACCAATTTCCCACCTGCCACTCCTTTACCTCCCATTTCCCACTTTCCACCTCCCACCTCTCACTTCCCACCTCTGCCTCCCACATCCAACCTCCTACTTCTCTCTCCCATTCTCCGACCACCCACTTCCCACCTCTCACTTCCCACCGCCGCCTCCCGCCTCCAACTCCCCACCTTTCACCTCCTACTTCCCACTCCCAATCTCCCACTCCCACCTCTCACCTCCAGCCCCACCACCAGCTTCCACCTCCCACTTCCCACTTTTCACATCCCACCTCATACCTCTcaccttccacttccccttcctccacctccacccCCACACTTCCCACTTGCCATTCCCCACCTCCCACCTGCCAGTCCCTGGCCCTGCTCAACAAGAGCGACTGCATTCCCCGGGGCCTCACGGTGCCCTATTGTACTTTGCGCCAGACTTGCAATGTCTGtttatag